TATTATTCACAGTATGAAATATACCTCTAGGAAATATTGTCTGCCTCTCTAAAGTTGTTGAAagactattattattatctctttttacttttcagcaAAATGATGGTCCAACACTCAGGCCAGGTATCCGCATTAGAAGTGAGCGCCTCGGCAATTGTTCCCACTTTGTCCCCTGCAGGGTCACTGGGGTTTGATGATTTCACAAATTTAACCCCACTGGTGAAAGAGGAACTGAGGTTTGCCATTCAGAACAAGCGTCAGTCCCACAGGATGTCTTCTACATTGGACACGGTGACAGTTTCTGAAAGGCCAATTGAAACATCAATCATGAAAACAGAGGTATGACTTTCTAAACAGCATTTCAGTGTGAATGATTAATTCTCTAACAAAATTTCACCACAAGACCAGGAATTATATCATACAACCCTCTCCACTCTACCTGATCCTTTAAAGCCTGCTGCCTGGCTTTCTGTTAAGTGCCTGTGGGAAACCCTCTGgtatttctcatttccattgAGGCCTATAGttgggtattttatttttgatcatGAACCAAGGACAACGTTCTACAGAGATTAGAGCAAGCGCTAATCTGGTTTCCCCATCTACTTGTGGCTGAACTTGGAACAAGTCACCGCAGCTTTACTTCATGAGGACAGTGCCATAGGAGCCATGTGGACTACGCTGAGGCAGACACGGCCACGCTAGGTCCACATGAGGTTTTTACTTTAAGATAATAGTCTccatgaaaaacatttctcttaCAAAGTGGAGAAATAACTTAAGTTAGGGAAACAGCTACACCTTGGTCTGAGCctccacaggaaagaaaacaaagcttgaAGGAAGGTGTTAATATCCCCTTTTCGGTGCTGCCTTTAGTTCGCTGCGCTCTGGCTGCCTTGTTCATGCCGCATCCTCCCCTCCGCTCCCTGTGCCCCTggctccttttcctccttgggAAGTAGGGAAGAGATGGAGGTGAGGGAGTCAGCCTGGGGGGAGATGCTTGGCAAGTTTTTTGAGTACCATTGATTTAAAATGAGCCATCACATGGATTATATCCATCCAAACTCCAGTCAGGTTTTTATTGACAATTCTAATGGAGTTACTACCATTTTACTCTATGGCAAGCAAGGTCAGAATCACATCCTTATGTAACTCATGATGTGAGCACTGACGACACTATCcatgttgcttttaaaaatgcagaagttcTCAAAATACAGGTCGAGTATTTACGACATCTTACAGattgtgtgtgtctgtttttATGGGATAGTTTTCTCCTGAagaggatgaaagaaaaaagcgaagaagagaaaggaacaaaattgCTGCTGCAAAGTGCCggaacaaaaagaaggaaaaaacagaatgtTTGCAGAAAGTAAGTGACTGGCATGGTTTGTTCTTAATCAGTCATCCTGCCAGGATCTGAACGGACGGCACAGGGCACTGTCACAGTAGGAAATACAGAAGGATGTCACCCAAAACTCTGTAAACCCGTCAAAAcattagttattaaa
The DNA window shown above is from Grus americana isolate bGruAme1 chromosome 3, bGruAme1.mat, whole genome shotgun sequence and carries:
- the ATF3 gene encoding cyclic AMP-dependent transcription factor ATF-3; the encoded protein is MMVQHSGQVSALEVSASAIVPTLSPAGSLGFDDFTNLTPLVKEELRFAIQNKRQSHRMSSTLDTVTVSERPIETSIMKTEFSPEEDERKKRRRERNKIAAAKCRNKKKEKTECLQKESEKLETINAELKAQIEELKNEKQHLIYMLNLHRPTCIVRAQNGRTPEDERNLFIQQIKEGTLQG